One window of Heptranchias perlo isolate sHepPer1 unplaced genomic scaffold, sHepPer1.hap1 HAP1_SCAFFOLD_351, whole genome shotgun sequence genomic DNA carries:
- the LOC137311552 gene encoding uncharacterized protein in mobD 3'region-like, which translates to NCEPCHSFLNSCELCYSYLNNCEPCHSYLNNFELCYSYLNNCELSYSYLNNCELCYSYLKNCELCHSYLNNCELCHSYLNNCELCRSSLNNCELCHSFLNNCELCHSYLNSCELCHSSLNNCELCYSYLKNCELCRSYLNNCELCHSYLKNFDLCHSFLNSCELCYSYLKNCELCRSYLNNCELCHSYLKNCELCRSYLNNCELCYSYLKNCELCRSYLNNCELCHSYLKNFDLCHSFLNSCELCHSYLKNCELCRSYLNNCELCYSYLNNCELCYSYLNNCELCYSYLNNCELCHSQLNNCELCHSQLNNCELCHSQLNNCELCQIVTDLGH; encoded by the coding sequence AATTGTGAGCCCTGTCACTCCTTCCTGAACAGTTGTGAGCTCTGTTACTCCTACCTGAACAATTGTGAGCCCTGTCACTCCTACCTGAACAATTTTGAGCTCTGTTACTCCTACCTGAACAATTGTGAGCTCTCTTACTCCTACCTGAACAATTGTGAGCTCTGTTACTCCTACCTGAAGAATTGTGAGCTCTGTCACTCCTACCTGAACAATTGTGAACTCTGTCACTCCTATCTGAACAATTGTGAGCTCTGTCGCTCCTCTCTGAACAATTGTGAGCTCTGTCACTCCTTCCTGAACAATTGTGAGCTCTGTCACTCCTACCTGAACAGTTGTGagctctgtcactcctccctgaACAATTGTGAGCTCTGTTACTCCTACCTGAAGAATTGTGAGCTCTGTCGCTCCTACCTGAACAATTGTGAGCTCTGTCACTCCTACCTGAAAAATTTTGACCTCTGTCACTCCTTCTTGAACAGTTGTGAGCTCTGTTACTCCTACCTGAAGAATTGTGAGCTCTGTCGCTCCTACCTGAACAATTGTGAGCTCTGTCACTCCTACCTGAAGAATTGTGAGCTCTGTCGCTCCTACCTGAACAATTGTGAGCTCTGTTACTCCTACCTGAAGAATTGTGAGCTCTGTCGCTCCTACCTGAACAATTGTGAGCTCTGTCACTCCTACCTGAAAAATTTTGACCTCTGTCACTCCTTCTTGAACAGTTGTGAGCTCTGTCACTCCTACCTGAAGAATTGTGAGCTCTGTCGCTCCTACCTGAACAATTGTGAGCTCTGTTACTCCTACCTGAACAATTGTGAGCTCTGTTACTCCTACCTGAACAATTGTGAGCTCTGTTACTCCTACCTGAACAATTGTGAGCTCTGTCACTCCCAGCTGAACAATTGTGAGCTCTGTCACTCCCAGCTGAACAATTGTGAGCTCTGTCACTCCCAGCTGAACAATTGTGAGCTCTGTCAGATCGTTACTGACCTCGGCCACTAG